The following nucleotide sequence is from Chelmon rostratus isolate fCheRos1 chromosome 11, fCheRos1.pri, whole genome shotgun sequence.
ctcggTCCATGTTCCAGATTTGAGCAAAATTATCCAGATAACTTTGGATGATGAAGGAGGTTCTGAGCTTCCAAGGCAGTTGAGAACCACTTTGAATTGCCCTCATAACAAGTTAATATTGTGCTAAGGCCACAGTTCTGATTAGTTTTTATTACCTTCTGTCACACCCTTAAGAAGGGTGTGGAGGGATGTCTGTTCATGCAGTGATCTCACCTTTTTTACCCCCAACCTATCCCTTATCATTTTATCACTGAACTGTAATGGAAAACACTTTAACTCTCAATAAATGAATTGCTAGTATATTTTCTAGCACAGCAAATTCAGTTCTCAAGGGGTGCCCAAACTATTACAGCACAATTGTTTTTGCCATACTGAAGTGGAGGACTGTGGTTGCCCCCTAGATGTTAAGCGAGACATGCCGCTGGATGACTTGATTTTGAAGTTCATTCCAACAgcattatctttatttttgatATAGATGTTTAGATTTGCAAAGTCTCCAATCATGTACTTATGTATGGCCTGCCGTGCGCTTTCAGGGTCTGTTTACATGATGTTACTGAAGTGGTCCTCTATCACAGCTCCTTTCATCTCATTTGTGATTTGTAAATTTTTGCTTCGCTTGTCATTGTTggttgtggttttttttttattatgactGGATTCTTATTTGATTCTTGTTAGTTACATATATTAGTATAAATGGGTTGGTCAGGGTTTTTTTACTAGTATATATATTGTTGTTTACTAtactgttgtttatttgtgttcCCCTCTGCATCCATTCGGAGCAACTATAAGCAGTTTTTGATTGGTGGTTTAATATAGTTTTCCTGAGTGTAGGTGTAACACAGTCAAGTGTCAGAATGATGTGTTACTGACACTTGCCATTATCAGCAGCAATGTTGTCTTTAATTACTATATGATGGTGTTACTGTAGAGCATCTGTTCAGTCACAACTGAGTTTTAACCCTGCGCTTTGACAAACTGCTAACGCACAATTTATAGTAAATAAATACTAATTTTGTATATCATTCACATTGTATCACAAATTATTCACTTGTGTTACTTAAGATACTAATTCAAAACATcaaatcttttatttcttcatcacatttttcagcactCATTCAGCACTCAGCAGTGTAGAACTTCACAAACAAACTTTAATCAGAGGAACAAGGTGAGCACAGACTGTACGTTCCAGACAAAAAGGCCTTTATCGATGAAAACATGCCTCTATTTCCACCAACCCTTGGCAGTCCCACATTTAAAGCTGTTTAATGccagagtaaaaacaaacattctgaccataaaataaacatgtaaaaatcaaGTTCTTGCAACATTTAGTGCCATGCCATTGTTAAACAAGGCACATACAGTAAACGGGTTTAACCTAGCAAGAGAATCAGTCCTTCGTCAGGTAAATTCTTTTTATGAAGGAAGCAGCCCTGTTCCATCATAGTGCCATTTGTATGAAACAGATATGCACAACATAACAATCCAAAGGTTGAACCTTAATGAGACCAGCATTTAATTAAATTGGGTATTCGTATTTATAGTTCACCAGTTAATGATTCATCCAGTGTCACAGGCATACCCATGAACTGGTTTGTATGTGGGTTTGGCACTTAGAGCACAACAAATGAAATTACCCTCCCcgtttatttatatttacaacaGTTCAAGAGAGCACTTCAGAGTTCCAACACATATTCAGAATATGGCTGCAAGTCAATAAAAATAAGTGCATTGGTGAGAATTGTTAACCTGAAGTAATCACAAGAGCAAGTTTTCAATGGGAATTGGACTTTTGtacacactgcagcatcattttaGCTCTGATCTGCTGCATGTAATACAACACTGAATATTTGTATTGTAGCAGTATAGTGCATGGACCAGGCAATGACAAATCAAGCTTAATATGCAACTGCAAACCTGACCACTAGATGGGACATTATGTTGGACTGCAATGGCTGACACAGTGAAGACGTTATATCCCAGCAGACTGTTGCTAGTTTAAGTccattaataacattaacataaatCACTGAAGCAGTTCATAACAGTTTTAACCAACATATTGCCAAGAAACCAGCATCTGTAATTACTCTGCAAAGTTTACCCAAAAACAGTAACTTATTGTATTCTTTTAAATCTTAAAGTTAACTGTATTTGAAACTAAAGTTGCTGTAATCTATTTTCAGTGCCACCTCGCCTATTACCAGCACACAGAACAGCACATCCAATAAAGTCCTTGAAATATAAATCAAACAAGCAAAAgcattaataaaacacaaagcaatcaCTCAGCTAAAATAATTTAGCTGCAAGCAGTCACATATTCCTGCAGCTCAATATATGAGCCTCTTTTTTCCACACCCACGCATACTTTGGTTCATATTTCATCACCATTTTTAATCACTGTCCTTGTGTGTTTTACTACCAAGCCTATGCTGTCTACTTTGCAACAGAAAATTCTTGCTGATCACTCCCCAAAACCATGAAGGTAGGCGTAGAGATAATGCAGATTACATGgattaatatttcaaaaacaCTTAGAAGACCTGTCATCTTTAGTGGTATGAACCAAATCAGTTAAAGCTGTCTTTGTGATAAAGATGGAGAAGCAGTATGGTCATACATTTAGTAATAAACCCAcaactgtgtttttacatgtaggtatgaaatgaaatatgaaatttaACTGATGtgtattgtatatatatataatataattcCCCTTGTCTCATCCATTAGTGGTCAAAATATTGAGGCTGTTCTGAAGGTACTGATCTAAAACAACTTCCACTGTCGACCACGGGCTTGAATTATCAGACTGTTGAGACTGGTTCACATAAATATATATCTAGACATGAGCCAAATTAGGCATCCTCTTCAAACACTTCTTCAAGTAGGACGAATTCCCATGCGTGTGTCACATGTTGTCTGTAATTGTTGTATTTGCAATGACCGTGGCGCTCAGTGACGACTGAAGCAGAATGGTTTCGAGATGGCCGCTTTTTGCCATGCAGTGATACGTAGCTCCGAAGTCAGAATGTGCATTACACACGCAGCAGTCTCACTTTCACACGCGTACAGTTTCAGAAGCAGTCTAGTTAACAGTTTTAAGGGTGGGGCTCTAACTGAGATCCTGGTCATATCGGCCCTTGATCATAGTTTTCAGTAAAGGTCCAACctacagcaaaataaaaagacttGTGGTTAGGATAAGCTACTTCATACACTGTCAGACATATTACTTTGTTTTATACGCTGTCCCAGACTGCACAGATCTTCCCTTTGTACTAAATCAGGTAAGCCATAAATATTCACAGTAATTGGGTTGCTGGAAGGGTCAGCATGCCCCTGGGATTTCATGTAACAGGTGACCTAAATGTGGATCTGACTTGATGTTCTAGAAACTGGCAGTGCGACATTCATGCTTGACTTATGTGATAAGTACACTGACAACAGGAGAGGGTTTATATTGTATAAAAGGATATAAAAGCAAGTGCTTTTACCTCATGTGGGTCTCCAAGTGCTTCTCCCAGCATCTTCTCGATATTTCTCATGATAGCCACCTTCTGATGAGCTCGCAGTGGGTATTCTATCCTCTTGGGTGTGGGGGCACCCTGTACAAATGAGTTACACGGGTGAGTGATGGTGAGGAAAAATGTAGCAGCGGCACAGGTGTTAAAGTAAGGGTTGTATCGGCTCAAATATGCGTACTTTGTACCAGAAGTTTACAGTGATCGTCACTCCGCCGTTCAACAGTGATTCAATGTGATGCCACCTGAAGGAAGAAGCAAAGTCTGGATCAAAGTCTGGCTGTCAAAGAGCAACTCTCTGCAGTTCTTCTTGcttgtactgtactgtgtatTTAACACCAGCGCAAGGAAATGTAATCACTGGCCAACATTTCAGTGCAGCAACAGCCTGCATACTGACCAacaacacacatactgtgttaGACATTTCTGTTACCAAACCAACAGAAGTTTAGCTTATTCTAGAGCTAAAACTggtacaatcagcacagtttcaaggtggacatccgagattagtgtcaccaactCAGTATCCGACCAAGAGTGAAATATGGCCACAGCCTCCCCCTCTGTTCCTGAGATATAGCATTGAATAATTGCGTAAagtgaagttgacctttaaccttttggatataaaatgtcatgacctaatcattttatcctattagacattaatgtgaaattttgtcataatcaGCACACGAATTCTTGACttgtggccaaaaatgtgtcttttgaggtcacagtgacctttgaccaccaacgtctaatcagttcatcctccaagagtccaagtgaacgtttgagccaaatttgaagaaattccctcccGGCGTCCTGAGATATCTCATTCATGAGAATGGGACGGATGGACTGACAACACGAAAACATAATGCCCCCGGCCACGGCTATCGCTGGCACAGAGGCGTGAAAACATTGATGAATAATTTTCTAACAGCTCATTGAGCAGTTAAATCAAAGAATATCATACTAAAATGCAGCAAGCATTAAATACATCAGCCTGCAGTGCATCCAAGAAACTCAATGCCCTGGAGATAATCAGCTGATTGGGTGGTGGAAGTGAATTTAGTGTTTTAGTGTTCTAGCATACATCATTTCTACAGAAAGGCCATAAATGCATAGTTCTTACCAGTACATGGGGATGTAGAGGACATCTCCTGGGCCCACAACAGCCTCGTAGCcaacaacatttttaaacttgGGAAACCTCTCATAGTCAGGGTCATCAAAACCAACCTATGAATGAAAAATATGGATTCATttcaaaacataaacatactGTCCTTTTTAATGGTAGAAGACATTTAATTCTGATAGGGTATTCCTTCTTTCTGAGACCTTTACTGTGAATTATCTCTACTACTAGAGATTAAATTTGCCAAGTTAAAGGTTCACATTATCAAAACCCTCGGTGGATTTCTACATATCCATGGCTTACTTGgctctgtctgtcacagggGTGATGCACAGGGTACGGATAGAGACATTCAAACTGGTCTGGAGGGAAGAGGATGCACCTCTTATGGCCTTTGATCTGTGCAAAGAAGTTCTGCTGCTCGTCGTAATGTGCCGGTGTCACATTGCCTATGGTGAGAGAATATTAATAGAAAATGCGATGGGTGGAAAACATTGAGAGCAATGACAAATGAGGAGCCAAATGATTCTACCTCGCACACCACAAACTGTGAAACTGCATTCCTTCTGTCAGATCTCTTACCCTCCATGCCTATGAGCAGCAGGTTGGATGTCAGCTGTCCCCAGTTCCTCTGGGCTTGCTGCTTGTTGATCCAGTTCCAGTTGAAACCGAGGAAATCGAGAACAATCTTCTTCCCTACTGTGTCGTTCAGGGTCTGTTGCAGATATACCCTGAAATGCATGAGGTAATACACAtgcaaaatgcatgaaacaCTTTGTTCTACACTCAGAGACCTGAAACAAGTCAGCTAATTTTCAAAAGTGCTGTGATTGTGCCTGCAGGATATGAGCTTGTCCATAAGGCACTTGTACTTCAGCAGGCTATATCTCATTTAAACCACAAGGAACAAAATGACACTGAAGGCAGTGGCCGGTGTAAATCCAAAAAGATAACAAACACTGTGAGCTCCAGCAAGTTCACTTTAGTaagtgatctgtgtgtgtgtcaccaggCCAAGTCAGGTCACAGTGACAGGCTTCTACCCTGACTCTCCTGTGTAAATGCTTAGTCATTCGCTCCACTTCCCTGTGCTGCATTGCATTTCATGACAGAAAACACCcctcactgtcaaacacacctgcagcacaatcACATCCTGTTCCTAACACTTGGGTTACTTTCCTGTTGGAGCTTGACAGAGAGGATTTTGTTTAGACTGAGCCTGGGCACCCTGGGCAGGGTAAAGATATGCATAGCTTATTCCCCTTCCAACTAAAATATCCTTAGAAATGTATCttacctctcctctcctcccatttCCTCCGTCCTGCGCATTTTATCCACAAATTCAGAGAATTTCATTTCCAGTCGCTGTGACTTTGGGACAAAGTTCTCAAAATTGGCCATTTTTTTCTCATCGTAGTAGAGGAATCTGTGGTTTTCTGCAATGTATACAGAGAAGTCTCCATTTCCAATGTTCTCCTGGAGGTATGCAATGTCCCACTTCAGAGCTGGATACACAAGGTTTGTGTCTGTTAAGACAACAGGTTCctgaaaacagataaatgacATTTCACAACCAAATTACAATACTGTATTCTGTAAAAAGTGTgattatacatacatacactgtgAAAACAAGCAAGGAATAATGCCCTACGGAataaaaacgtttttttttactgtttctccCTACTCATTTTAAAGTACTTGTGGTATTTCATAATTATTTATCTCCTGATCATACTATAGGATTAAAGTGTTTCATCTACATCTACAATAGACGCATTTTGCACTGCAAATAACTTTTCCTTGAACACAAAAAATGAGTAAAAGTGAGTCAAAGAGTAAAGTAAAAGGGGTTTTACGTAAACATTTACACGTCTGTGTCCTCTTGATTCTGTCACAAAATGCACAAAGTACTGATGTTTACATCCCCGTCGAGAATAAGcttttaaagaaaagctgctgGGAGTGCATCCCAGCGCACAGCGACGCTGCCCGTCGGTCGTGCAGTGAACGGCAGCGGACGCACTGAGCTCCGAGGGCTACGTGACTAACTGAACGTACACCGGTGGGCGCGCTCCCGCCGCCTGTTACACCGCACCGGCTCTCGGTTTCACTTTCACAGGGGAGCGCGGGGAGGTTTGCGGATAAGATGAGAACGACCCCGCAGACTAACTTCAGCTTGTCCAGTGTTCGGACCGCGGCTCACGGGTCGTTCTGTGTCTTTGCAGCTGCCGGCAAAGAAACAAGCGGCCACATGCAAAGCCTCATACATCGGTCTTTGGGGCCATCCGACTGTTGAttgcaaaataagaaaacttAACGTTTTGCATACGGGCTTGCCGCATATGTCCACGCTGTTATAATTAGGATGGCGTTTTTCTGCATTGATCTAATACAGCGTCAGCATGAA
It contains:
- the hif1an gene encoding hypoxia-inducible factor 1-alpha inhibitor isoform X2, translated to MANFENFVPKSQRLEMKFSEFVDKMRRTEEMGGEERVYLQQTLNDTVGKKIVLDFLGFNWNWINKQQAQRNWGQLTSNLLLIGMEGNVTPAHYDEQQNFFAQIKGHKRCILFPPDQFECLYPYPVHHPCDRQSQVGFDDPDYERFPKFKNVVGYEAVVGPGDVLYIPMYWWHHIESLLNGGVTITVNFWYKGAPTPKRIEYPLRAHQKVAIMRNIEKMLGEALGDPHEVGPLLKTMIKGRYDQDLS
- the hif1an gene encoding hypoxia-inducible factor 1-alpha inhibitor isoform X1, yielding MAAATVVEADAAESEGCAGFTGVQHRGWDESQLRKYSFPTKPIPRLSHTDPRADILMNNEEPVVLTDTNLVYPALKWDIAYLQENIGNGDFSVYIAENHRFLYYDEKKMANFENFVPKSQRLEMKFSEFVDKMRRTEEMGGEERVYLQQTLNDTVGKKIVLDFLGFNWNWINKQQAQRNWGQLTSNLLLIGMEGNVTPAHYDEQQNFFAQIKGHKRCILFPPDQFECLYPYPVHHPCDRQSQVGFDDPDYERFPKFKNVVGYEAVVGPGDVLYIPMYWWHHIESLLNGGVTITVNFWYKGAPTPKRIEYPLRAHQKVAIMRNIEKMLGEALGDPHEVGPLLKTMIKGRYDQDLS